One genomic window of Euleptes europaea isolate rEulEur1 chromosome 10, rEulEur1.hap1, whole genome shotgun sequence includes the following:
- the CNRIP1 gene encoding CB1 cannabinoid receptor-interacting protein 1, whose product MSGPSAASGVLSALRLGVSLKIQPNDGPVFFKVDGQRFGQNRTIKLLTGAKYKIEVVAKPGNVQATTMGIGAVTFPLEEKSRDAQMVVYSGIYDTEGVPHTKSGERQPIQVTMQLTDIGAFETVWQVKFYNYHKRDHCQWGNSFASIEYECKPNETRTLLWINKESFH is encoded by the exons ATGTCGGGTCCGTCGGCGGCGTCGGGGGTGCTGAGCGCGCTGCGGCTGGGGGTGTCGCTGAAGATCCAGCCCAACGACGGGCCGGTCTTCTTCAAGGTGGACGGGCAGCGCTTCGGGCAGAACCGCACCATCAAGCTGCTCACCGGCGCCAAGTACAAGATCGAGGTGGTCGCCAAGCCCGGCAACGTCCAGGCCAC GACCATGGGGATCGGGGCCGTGACGTTCCCCTTGGAAGAGAAGTCGCGAGATGCCCAGATGGTCGTTTACAGCGGCATCTACGATACGGAAGGAGTGCCGCACACCAAAAGCGGGGAGAGGCAGCCGATACAAGTCACCATGCAG CTCACAGACATTGGCGCCTTTGAAACCGTCTGGCAAGTCAAGTTTTACAACTACCACAAGCGAGATCATTGCCAATGGGGGAACAGCTTTGCGTCCATAGAGTACGAATGCAAGCCCAACGAGACACGAACCCTCTTGTGGATCAACAAAGAGAGCTTCCACTAA